The Mesorhizobium koreense genome includes a window with the following:
- a CDS encoding LysR family transcriptional regulator has product MDFNQIRYFLNLADTLNFTEAAMRSGVSQPTLTRSIQRLEQELGGTLVYRDGKDSRLTTLGRDIRSEFTAILDREQRVRAISLNKVHGRRETLTLGVVNTIAPSLITGFLNHALLQMPMLELVLQPITRDEGKECLLSGRIDGCFCTDPIAGNIKIATVEMFRERLLLAMAQGHILANKAWVSLSDLAEQPYLDRLQCEFRTRVQNHLHERAIIMIPRLRSEREDLIQQAVAEGAGVCMLPERSTIVDGLTLRPVDTLDLSRTVAFQSISGSGTAAALRQLRVLIERYAWS; this is encoded by the coding sequence ATGGATTTCAACCAGATTCGCTATTTCCTGAACCTGGCGGACACTCTCAACTTCACCGAAGCAGCCATGCGGAGCGGGGTGTCTCAGCCCACGCTCACCCGCTCGATACAGCGACTCGAACAAGAACTGGGCGGAACGTTGGTCTATCGCGATGGAAAAGATAGTCGCCTAACTACGCTCGGCCGCGACATACGATCCGAATTCACGGCGATCCTGGACCGCGAGCAGCGGGTTCGGGCGATATCCCTCAATAAAGTTCACGGCCGCCGCGAAACCTTGACGCTGGGCGTTGTGAACACCATCGCACCATCGCTGATTACCGGATTCCTAAATCATGCCCTTCTCCAGATGCCCATGCTCGAACTGGTTCTCCAGCCAATCACGCGCGACGAGGGAAAGGAGTGCCTCCTCAGCGGCCGGATCGACGGGTGCTTCTGCACGGATCCGATAGCCGGGAACATCAAGATCGCTACAGTCGAAATGTTCCGCGAGCGACTGTTGCTGGCGATGGCGCAAGGACACATCTTGGCAAACAAGGCGTGGGTGTCGCTTTCGGACCTTGCGGAGCAACCGTACCTTGATCGGCTCCAATGCGAATTCCGCACGCGCGTGCAGAACCATCTGCACGAGCGCGCGATTATCATGATCCCCCGGCTCAGATCCGAACGCGAGGATTTGATTCAACAAGCCGTGGCAGAGGGCGCAGGTGTTTGCATGCTACCCGAGCGGTCGACAATCGTGGACGGTCTGACGTTACGCCCGGTCGATACGCTAGACCTGTCGCGCACGGTCGCATTCCAATCGATTTCGGGATCGGGAACAGCCGCGGCGCTGCGGCAGCTGCGCGTATTGATAGAGCGATATGCATGGTCGTGA
- a CDS encoding DUF1499 domain-containing protein, whose protein sequence is MFSLVLFVVSALGHRQQFIDTFDFLWILLLVAALTVAALLLVAVSFRRVWVRGDRGGGAVVVAVLVSLLVLAPFAVTGIRVFFYPRLNDISTDLVSPPVFAVAAKARHDHMNPVRPIGSEAAARQVAAYPEITGRRYNASPDDVLSAVDQVIAGKGWKIVYHPPLVDGEREYTLEAVTRTFLLGFPSDVAIRLTDEGESTYVDMRSASRYGEGDFGYNAASISGFLGALDIEMAGQANR, encoded by the coding sequence TTGTTTTCTCTAGTGCTTTTTGTCGTGTCTGCGCTCGGCCATCGCCAGCAGTTCATCGACACTTTCGATTTCCTCTGGATATTGCTGCTGGTCGCGGCTCTTACCGTCGCGGCCCTTCTGCTCGTGGCGGTGAGCTTTCGCCGGGTGTGGGTGAGAGGCGATCGCGGCGGTGGCGCGGTAGTTGTTGCCGTTCTGGTCTCCCTGCTGGTACTGGCGCCGTTCGCCGTCACAGGGATCAGGGTCTTCTTTTATCCCCGTTTGAACGACATTTCGACGGACCTCGTAAGCCCACCGGTGTTTGCCGTGGCGGCAAAGGCGAGGCATGACCACATGAATCCGGTGCGGCCGATCGGTAGCGAGGCGGCGGCCCGTCAGGTCGCCGCCTATCCCGAAATCACCGGTCGTCGCTATAACGCGTCGCCTGATGATGTATTGAGCGCGGTGGATCAGGTGATCGCCGGCAAGGGGTGGAAAATCGTCTACCACCCGCCACTTGTCGACGGGGAGAGAGAGTATACGCTTGAGGCCGTGACGAGGACTTTCCTGCTCGGTTTTCCTTCCGACGTGGCGATCCGCCTCACTGACGAAGGCGAATCGACCTATGTCGACATGCGCTCGGCCTCACGCTACGGCGAGGGCGATTTCGGCTACAATGCCGCCAGCATTTCCGGCTTCCTCGGTGCGCTCGATATCGAGATGGCTGGTCAAGCCAATCGGTAG
- a CDS encoding NADP-dependent oxidoreductase, producing MKAIVVTDQAAGTAGMKLVERPEPQAAINDVVVRVHAAGFVPTELEWPSTWADRRGRDRTPSIPGHELAGVVTALGYGTTGLSVGQRVFGLADWHRDGTLAEYVAMEARNLAPLPGDVDFTVGASLPISGLTAWQGLFQHGRLQAGQSVLAHGAAGAVGSMVTQLARVAGAYVIGTGRAADRRKALDFGANEFVDLESDALEDVGRVDLVFDVIGGEIQKRSAALIRAGGTLVTVVGPTESRPDDGLAVDFVVEADRAQLSEIVQRVRDGRLRTNIGKISALDDAVVTFNATERRAGKTVIHVRP from the coding sequence ATGAAAGCAATCGTAGTGACGGACCAGGCTGCGGGGACGGCCGGGATGAAGCTGGTGGAGCGGCCCGAGCCGCAGGCAGCGATAAACGATGTCGTCGTTCGGGTTCATGCGGCGGGTTTCGTCCCGACTGAGTTGGAGTGGCCTTCGACCTGGGCCGACCGCCGCGGTCGTGACCGGACACCATCGATCCCTGGGCACGAGCTGGCCGGAGTGGTCACCGCTCTAGGCTATGGCACAACGGGGCTGTCGGTGGGACAGCGGGTGTTCGGCCTCGCGGACTGGCACCGCGACGGCACGCTTGCTGAGTACGTCGCCATGGAAGCACGCAACCTCGCGCCACTGCCGGGCGATGTCGACTTCACGGTGGGCGCGAGTTTGCCGATCTCGGGCCTGACGGCGTGGCAGGGACTATTCCAGCACGGCCGCCTTCAGGCGGGCCAGAGCGTCCTGGCTCACGGCGCGGCCGGCGCGGTCGGTTCGATGGTGACGCAACTCGCCCGGGTGGCCGGAGCCTATGTCATCGGTACCGGACGTGCTGCCGACCGTCGGAAGGCGCTCGACTTCGGCGCAAATGAATTCGTCGATCTCGAGAGCGACGCGCTGGAAGATGTTGGCCGCGTCGATCTGGTATTCGATGTCATCGGCGGCGAAATACAAAAACGGTCCGCTGCCCTGATCCGGGCCGGCGGGACGCTGGTGACCGTGGTCGGGCCGACCGAGTCACGGCCCGACGACGGCCTGGCCGTCGACTTCGTTGTCGAGGCCGATCGCGCTCAACTGAGTGAGATCGTCCAGCGGGTGCGGGATGGACGATTGCGGACGAACATCGGCAAAATCTCGGCCCTCGACGATGCCGTCGTCACCTTCAACGCTACCGAGCGCCGCGCGGGGAAGACGGTCATCCACGTTCGACCCTGA
- a CDS encoding MBL fold metallo-hydrolase, translated as MALEFDMSFEPAYGEAVAVAPDILRLTVNNPSPFTFHGTNSYIVGRDTLAVIDPGPEDEAHFQALLKAIAGRPVSHIFVSHTHRDHSPLTARLKEATRATVVAEGPHRPARPLRIGETNPLDASADTDFRPDRKLADGEVVSGDGWAIGGVFTPGHTANHMAFSLEGTGILFSADHVMAWSTSIVAPPDGAMSDYMASLDRLLDRDDRLYLPGHGGPVAKPAQFVRGLKGHRKMRERAIVERLQAGDRTIPEMVKTIYRSTDPRLHGAAGLSVLAHLEDLVGRGEVATEGEVAIDSIYRLA; from the coding sequence ATGGCGCTGGAATTCGATATGAGTTTTGAGCCGGCCTATGGCGAGGCCGTCGCTGTAGCGCCCGATATATTGCGGCTCACAGTGAACAATCCGAGCCCGTTCACCTTCCACGGCACGAACAGCTACATCGTCGGCCGCGATACGCTTGCCGTGATCGACCCTGGCCCAGAAGACGAGGCGCATTTCCAGGCACTCCTCAAGGCGATCGCCGGACGGCCGGTCAGCCACATCTTCGTCAGCCATACCCACCGGGACCACTCGCCGCTGACGGCGCGGCTGAAGGAGGCGACCCGGGCCACGGTGGTCGCGGAAGGTCCGCACCGCCCTGCCCGGCCTTTGCGCATCGGCGAAACCAATCCGCTCGACGCCAGCGCCGATACCGACTTCCGGCCCGACCGGAAACTCGCGGACGGCGAAGTCGTCTCCGGCGACGGCTGGGCCATCGGCGGCGTTTTCACGCCCGGTCACACGGCAAACCACATGGCGTTTTCTCTTGAAGGCACCGGCATCCTGTTTTCGGCCGACCACGTCATGGCATGGTCTACCTCGATCGTCGCTCCGCCGGATGGCGCCATGTCGGACTATATGGCCTCGCTCGACCGGCTGCTCGACCGTGACGATCGGCTTTATCTTCCGGGGCATGGTGGACCGGTCGCCAAACCGGCCCAGTTCGTGCGCGGTCTGAAGGGCCATCGCAAGATGCGTGAACGCGCCATTGTCGAACGGCTGCAGGCAGGCGACCGCACCATTCCGGAAATGGTGAAGACGATCTACCGCAGCACCGATCCGCGCCTGCACGGCGCGGCCGGGCTCTCGGTCCTGGCGCATCTCGAGGATCTGGTGGGGCGCGGGGAGGTGGCAACCGAGGGCGAAGTCGCCATCGATTCGATCTACCGATTGGCTTGA
- a CDS encoding UDP-glucose dehydrogenase family protein: protein MRIAMIGSGYVGLVSGACFADFGHEVVCVDLDETKIEKLRQGVIPIYEPGLDQLVADNVAAKRLSFTTDLAEAVVGAEVVFIAVGTPSRRGDGYADLSYVYSAAASIAKAISGFTVVVTKSTVPVGTGDEVERIIRETNPKADVAVVSNPEFLREGAAIEDFKRPDRIVVGADEERARAVMSRVYRPLYLNQSPLVFTNRRTAETIKYAANAFLAMKITFINEMADFCEKAGADVQDVARGIGLDKRIGSKFLNAGPGYGGSCFPKDTMALVKTAQDLGTPVRLIETAVAVNDQRKRAMGRKVITLCGGNVRGKTIAVLGLTFKPNTDDMREAPSIAVVQALVDAGARVRAYDPQGMKAAAHLLPPIDYTDSAYEASEGADCMVIVTEWNEFRSLDFKRLKKSMKTPALVDLRNIYKRTEIESQGFAYESIGRR, encoded by the coding sequence ATGCGGATTGCCATGATCGGCTCGGGTTATGTCGGCCTCGTCAGCGGCGCTTGCTTTGCGGATTTCGGCCATGAAGTCGTCTGCGTCGATCTGGACGAGACGAAGATCGAGAAACTCCGGCAGGGCGTGATCCCGATCTACGAGCCTGGCCTGGATCAACTGGTGGCAGACAATGTGGCCGCAAAGCGGCTCTCCTTCACAACCGACCTCGCCGAGGCGGTCGTCGGAGCGGAGGTCGTGTTCATCGCAGTGGGGACGCCGTCGAGACGCGGCGACGGCTACGCCGATCTTTCCTATGTCTATTCCGCCGCGGCCTCGATCGCGAAGGCCATCAGCGGCTTCACCGTCGTCGTGACCAAATCGACGGTGCCGGTCGGCACCGGCGACGAAGTGGAGCGGATCATCCGCGAGACCAACCCAAAGGCCGACGTCGCGGTCGTCTCGAACCCCGAATTCTTGCGTGAAGGCGCGGCGATCGAGGATTTCAAGCGGCCAGACCGGATCGTTGTCGGCGCTGACGAGGAGCGGGCGCGCGCCGTGATGAGCCGCGTCTACCGGCCGCTCTACCTCAACCAGTCGCCGCTCGTCTTCACCAACCGGCGCACGGCCGAGACCATCAAATACGCCGCCAACGCCTTCCTTGCGATGAAGATCACCTTCATCAACGAGATGGCGGATTTCTGCGAAAAGGCAGGCGCAGACGTCCAGGACGTGGCGCGGGGCATCGGGCTCGATAAGCGCATCGGCTCGAAATTCCTGAACGCCGGTCCCGGCTATGGCGGTTCCTGCTTCCCGAAGGATACGATGGCGCTCGTCAAGACGGCGCAGGATCTCGGCACGCCGGTCCGGCTGATTGAGACGGCGGTCGCGGTCAACGACCAGCGCAAGCGGGCGATGGGCCGCAAGGTCATCACGCTTTGCGGCGGCAATGTGCGCGGCAAGACCATCGCCGTGCTCGGCCTCACCTTCAAGCCCAATACGGACGACATGCGCGAGGCGCCTTCGATCGCGGTCGTGCAGGCATTGGTCGACGCGGGCGCCCGCGTCCGCGCCTATGACCCGCAGGGCATGAAGGCCGCGGCGCACCTGCTGCCGCCGATCGACTATACCGACAGCGCCTACGAGGCGTCGGAGGGAGCCGACTGCATGGTTATCGTTACCGAGTGGAACGAATTCCGCTCGCTCGACTTCAAGCGGCTGAAAAAGAGCATGAAGACGCCGGCGCTGGTCGATCTGCGCAACATCTACAAGCGCACGGAGATCGAGAGTCAGGGTTTCGCCTATGAAAGCATCGGGCGGCGATAG
- a CDS encoding polysaccharide deacetylase family protein: MAMARPHLPALVEPTLHIASGGEAGPLVALTFDACMGRTDMRILNTLIDNRLPATIFVTERWIRSNRGVFETMLKHSDLFEIEDHGARHVPAVDRPIRVYGIKAAGSAEAVRTEVAGGANAILEASGRHAGWFRGATAKYTPSAIAEIRGMGLEVAGYSLNGDGGATFSAHLAEKSVAAAKDGDVVIAHINQPGRSSGGGVAKGILDLKTKGYRFVKLADGGATGSDGTTGGAK, encoded by the coding sequence ATGGCAATGGCGCGGCCGCATCTGCCGGCGCTGGTTGAGCCAACCCTGCATATTGCGTCAGGCGGCGAAGCCGGCCCGCTCGTCGCGCTCACCTTCGACGCCTGCATGGGCCGAACCGACATGCGCATCCTCAACACGCTGATCGACAACCGCCTGCCGGCGACGATTTTCGTCACTGAGCGCTGGATCAGGAGCAATCGCGGCGTATTCGAGACGATGCTGAAGCATTCCGACCTCTTCGAGATCGAGGACCATGGCGCCAGGCACGTGCCGGCGGTCGACCGGCCTATACGCGTCTACGGCATAAAGGCGGCCGGTTCGGCCGAGGCGGTGCGGACGGAGGTGGCAGGAGGCGCCAATGCCATTCTGGAGGCGAGCGGCCGCCATGCCGGCTGGTTCCGCGGTGCCACGGCGAAATATACGCCAAGCGCGATCGCCGAGATCAGGGGCATGGGCCTTGAGGTCGCCGGCTATTCGCTGAACGGCGACGGCGGCGCCACCTTTAGCGCGCACCTGGCCGAAAAGAGCGTCGCGGCGGCAAAGGATGGCGACGTGGTCATCGCCCATATCAACCAGCCCGGCAGGTCGTCAGGCGGCGGCGTGGCCAAGGGTATCCTCGATCTGAAGACAAAGGGCTATCGTTTCGTGAAGCTCGCCGATGGCGGTGCCACAGGATCGGACGGCACGACCGGCGGGGCGAAGTAG
- a CDS encoding fatty-acid--CoA ligase, translated as MQGLMQEWPLLCSKIIDYAARQHPRREIVSRSIEGPIVRTTYTEVRDRALRVAQRLDRDGYKKGDRIGTLAWNTARHLEAWYGIMGMGGIYHTLNPRLFPDQLAWIMNHAEDKCLFVDLTFVPLVEKIAPNIPSLKKIIILTDAAHMPQTSLPAVPYEEWLAETDGDYRWKDLDEHDAAGMCYTSGTTGDPKGVVYSHRSNVLHALIAVQPDAMGLSSRDTILPVVPMFHANAWGLAQSAPMVGAKMVMPGAKMDGASIYELLDTEKVTCSGAVPTVWLMLLQYLEETGKKLPYLNRVVIGGSACPREMTRKFRDNYDVDVIHAWGMTEMSPLGTLGTMKPEYASLAGDDQLDIKVKQGYPPFGVEMKVTDDEDNERPWDGKTFGRLKVRGPAVSRAYYGGAGKDQFDEDEWFDTGDVAHIDQNGYMQITDRAKDVIKSGGEWISTIDLENLAVGHPDVAEAAVIGVRHARWDERPLLVIVRKQGKNPSKEELLGFMEGKIAKWWMPDDVAFVDEIPHTATGKIQKTTLRDRFKDYRLPTEEAGAA; from the coding sequence ATGCAAGGACTGATGCAGGAATGGCCGTTGCTGTGCAGCAAGATCATCGACTATGCGGCACGTCAGCATCCACGCCGCGAAATCGTCTCGCGGTCGATCGAGGGGCCGATCGTGCGGACGACCTATACAGAGGTCCGCGACCGGGCGCTAAGGGTGGCCCAGCGGCTCGATCGTGATGGCTATAAGAAGGGCGACCGCATCGGCACGCTTGCATGGAACACCGCCCGTCATCTTGAGGCGTGGTACGGCATCATGGGCATGGGCGGCATCTATCATACGCTGAACCCGCGCCTTTTTCCGGACCAACTCGCCTGGATCATGAACCACGCCGAGGACAAATGCCTCTTCGTGGATCTCACTTTCGTGCCGCTGGTCGAGAAGATCGCGCCGAACATCCCTTCGCTGAAGAAAATCATCATCCTTACCGACGCGGCGCACATGCCCCAGACTTCCCTGCCTGCTGTGCCTTACGAGGAATGGCTGGCGGAAACGGACGGCGACTACCGGTGGAAAGACCTCGACGAGCATGACGCCGCCGGCATGTGCTATACATCGGGCACGACGGGGGACCCGAAGGGCGTCGTCTACAGCCATCGCTCCAACGTGCTCCATGCACTGATCGCGGTACAGCCCGACGCGATGGGGCTTTCCTCGCGTGATACGATCCTGCCCGTCGTGCCGATGTTCCACGCCAACGCCTGGGGCCTTGCCCAGAGCGCGCCGATGGTCGGCGCGAAGATGGTCATGCCCGGCGCGAAGATGGACGGCGCCTCGATCTACGAGCTTCTGGATACGGAGAAGGTCACCTGTTCGGGCGCGGTGCCGACAGTATGGCTCATGCTCCTTCAATATCTGGAGGAAACCGGAAAAAAACTGCCCTACTTGAACAGGGTGGTGATCGGCGGATCGGCCTGCCCACGCGAGATGACCCGCAAGTTCCGCGACAATTATGACGTGGACGTCATCCATGCCTGGGGCATGACCGAGATGTCGCCGCTCGGCACGCTCGGCACGATGAAGCCGGAGTATGCCTCGCTCGCCGGCGACGACCAACTCGATATCAAGGTCAAGCAGGGCTACCCGCCCTTCGGCGTCGAGATGAAGGTCACCGACGACGAGGACAACGAACGGCCCTGGGACGGCAAGACGTTCGGAAGGCTCAAGGTACGTGGGCCGGCCGTGTCGCGGGCCTATTACGGCGGCGCCGGCAAGGATCAGTTCGACGAGGACGAATGGTTCGACACCGGCGATGTCGCCCATATCGACCAGAACGGCTACATGCAGATCACCGACCGCGCCAAGGATGTGATCAAGTCGGGCGGCGAATGGATTTCAACCATCGACCTGGAGAATCTCGCGGTCGGGCACCCGGACGTGGCGGAAGCGGCGGTGATCGGCGTCAGACATGCACGCTGGGACGAACGCCCGCTTTTGGTGATCGTCAGGAAGCAGGGGAAGAACCCCTCGAAAGAGGAACTCCTCGGTTTCATGGAAGGCAAGATCGCCAAATGGTGGATGCCCGACGACGTGGCCTTCGTCGATGAAATCCCGCATACCGCGACCGGCAAGATCCAGAAGACGACGCTGCGCGACCGTTTCAAGGACTACCGCCTGCCGACGGAGGAGGCGGGAGCCGCGTGA
- a CDS encoding aminotransferase produces MAETRPLTNLQTRDIEAVLHPYTALHKLKTTGTLVIERGEGIYVYDTHGKAYIEGMSGLWCAGLGFGDKELIDAAAKQLKELPYYHIFGAKGIEPAIELAEKLKEIAPVPISKVFFTSSGSEANDTQVKLAWYLNNALGRPNKKKIISRQKAYHGVTIMSASLTGLQANHAAFDLPVDRVLHTDCPHYYRFGRAGESEAEFTARIVQSLRDLIEREGPDTIAAMIAEPVMGAGGVIVPPKGYYPAIKEVLDEYDIFLIDDEVINGFGRTGNWWGSQTLGMTPKTISAAKQMTSAYAPLGAVMVPQDIYDAYVDQTSKIGTFGHGFTYGGHPLGCALGVKAIEIYQKRDIIGHVRSLAPVFEKRMRRLGEHPLVGEARYCGLVGGVELVADKKTKRSFDPTQGVGAQMAKFAEGHGAILRAMGDTIGFCPPMIITEAELNELFDRTEKALDDAEAWVGKEELRAA; encoded by the coding sequence ATGGCTGAAACGCGACCCCTTACCAATCTGCAGACCCGCGACATCGAAGCGGTGCTGCATCCCTATACAGCACTTCACAAGCTGAAGACGACGGGCACGCTCGTCATCGAGCGCGGTGAAGGCATCTACGTCTACGACACGCACGGCAAGGCCTATATCGAGGGCATGTCGGGCCTGTGGTGCGCGGGGCTCGGCTTCGGCGACAAGGAATTGATCGACGCGGCGGCGAAGCAGCTCAAGGAGCTTCCCTATTACCATATCTTCGGCGCCAAGGGCATCGAGCCGGCGATCGAGCTTGCCGAGAAGCTGAAGGAGATCGCGCCGGTGCCGATCTCGAAAGTGTTCTTCACCTCGTCGGGCTCGGAAGCCAACGACACGCAGGTGAAACTCGCCTGGTATCTCAACAACGCGCTCGGCCGACCCAACAAGAAGAAGATCATTTCGCGCCAGAAGGCCTATCACGGCGTCACCATCATGTCGGCATCGCTGACCGGCCTTCAGGCCAACCATGCAGCCTTCGACCTGCCGGTCGATCGCGTGCTACACACCGACTGCCCGCATTATTACCGTTTCGGCCGGGCCGGCGAGAGCGAGGCCGAGTTCACGGCGCGCATCGTGCAATCGCTGCGCGACCTGATCGAGCGCGAAGGCCCGGACACGATCGCGGCGATGATCGCCGAGCCGGTGATGGGCGCCGGCGGCGTCATCGTGCCGCCCAAGGGCTATTACCCGGCGATCAAGGAAGTACTCGACGAGTACGACATCTTCCTGATCGACGACGAAGTCATCAACGGCTTCGGCCGCACCGGAAACTGGTGGGGCAGCCAGACGCTCGGCATGACGCCGAAGACGATTTCCGCTGCCAAGCAGATGACGTCCGCCTATGCGCCGCTCGGCGCGGTGATGGTGCCGCAAGACATCTATGACGCCTATGTCGACCAGACTTCCAAGATCGGCACGTTCGGCCACGGCTTCACCTATGGCGGGCATCCGCTCGGCTGCGCACTCGGCGTCAAGGCGATCGAAATCTATCAGAAGCGTGACATCATCGGTCATGTCCGCTCGCTCGCGCCGGTTTTCGAGAAGCGGATGAGAAGGCTCGGCGAACACCCGCTTGTCGGCGAGGCGCGCTATTGCGGGCTGGTGGGCGGCGTCGAACTCGTGGCCGACAAGAAGACGAAGCGCTCCTTCGACCCGACACAGGGCGTCGGCGCACAGATGGCGAAATTCGCCGAAGGCCACGGCGCCATCCTGCGCGCCATGGGCGACACGATCGGCTTCTGCCCGCCGATGATCATCACCGAGGCGGAGTTGAACGAATTGTTCGACCGTACGGAAAAAGCGCTCGACGACGCGGAAGCCTGGGTCGGCAAGGAGGAACTTCGCGCGGCCTGA
- a CDS encoding DUF427 domain-containing protein, translating to MPNLEVNPSPGFRDHPEHTITVEPFDGVVNVKFHDVIIASTDHAKLLREANYKPVLYIPFEDIYFVHLEKTATSTHCPFKGDASYWRVKGQDQAANDVMWAYQHPYDEMLEIKDHGAFYPDRVVIDAGARTP from the coding sequence ATGCCGAATCTCGAAGTGAACCCCTCCCCCGGCTTTCGCGACCATCCGGAGCACACGATCACCGTCGAGCCCTTCGATGGCGTGGTGAACGTGAAATTCCACGACGTCATCATCGCCTCGACCGACCACGCCAAGCTCTTGCGGGAAGCAAACTACAAGCCGGTCCTCTACATCCCCTTCGAGGACATCTATTTCGTCCATCTGGAGAAGACGGCAACCTCCACGCATTGCCCCTTCAAAGGCGACGCCAGCTACTGGCGGGTGAAGGGGCAAGACCAGGCGGCGAACGACGTGATGTGGGCTTATCAGCATCCCTATGACGAGATGCTGGAGATCAAGGATCACGGCGCCTTCTATCCGGACCGGGTCGTGATCGACGCGGGGGCCAGGACCCCATAG
- a CDS encoding metalloregulator ArsR/SmtB family transcription factor, producing the protein MSIQIIFEALASPVRRKILAYVAHREMNAGEIASRFDMSKPSISQHLQLLEHAGLVRSEKRGKYVYYRQVPDTLASTLTGFVQEICPVGGPIRRESAALARETEEATHAEEKGLA; encoded by the coding sequence ATGTCGATCCAGATCATCTTCGAGGCTCTTGCCTCACCCGTTCGCCGCAAGATCCTTGCCTATGTCGCGCATCGCGAGATGAACGCAGGCGAGATCGCCTCGCGCTTCGACATGTCGAAGCCTTCGATCTCGCAACATCTGCAACTGCTCGAACATGCCGGCCTGGTGCGGAGCGAGAAGCGCGGCAAATATGTCTATTACCGCCAGGTGCCCGACACGCTGGCCTCCACGCTCACCGGCTTCGTGCAGGAAATCTGCCCGGTCGGCGGTCCCATCCGGCGCGAGAGCGCCGCGCTGGCGCGGGAAACTGAAGAGGCAACGCACGCCGAGGAGAAGGGCCTGGCGTGA